The following proteins are co-located in the Streptomyces sp. NBC_00435 genome:
- a CDS encoding GuaB1 family IMP dehydrogenase-related protein, with product MRFLNDLKPPYDLTYDDVFMVPSRSAVGSRQGVDLSAPDGTGTTIPLVVANMTAIAGRRMAETVARRGGIVVIPQDIPIDVVTDVISWVKTRHLVLDTPITLAPTQTVADALSLLPKRAHGAGVVVDADGRPVGVVTDHDLTGVDRFTQLSEVMSRELLLLDADIDPREAFNKLDAGHRKLAPAVDKDGKLVGILTRKAALRATLYSPATDANGKLRIAAAVGINGDFVAKAKQLLDAGVDTLVIDTAHGHQESMISAIKAVRALDPQVPIVAGNIVAAEGVKDLIDAGADIIKVGVGPGAMCTTRMMTGVGRPQFSAVLECAAEAKKYGKHVWADGGVRHPRDVAMALAAGASNVMIGSWFAGTYESPGDLQQSADGRLYKESFGMASARAVQNRTSEESAYDRARKGLFEEGISTSRMFLDPARPGVEDLIDSIIAGVRSSCTYAGAASLAEFEEKAVVGIQSAAGYAEGKPLHASWS from the coding sequence GTGCGTTTTCTCAATGACCTGAAGCCGCCGTACGACCTGACGTACGACGACGTATTCATGGTGCCGAGCCGCTCCGCGGTCGGTTCCCGCCAGGGCGTCGACCTTTCCGCGCCTGACGGCACCGGCACCACCATTCCGCTGGTCGTGGCCAACATGACCGCCATCGCCGGCCGCCGGATGGCCGAGACGGTCGCCCGCCGCGGCGGCATCGTCGTCATCCCGCAGGACATTCCGATCGACGTCGTCACCGACGTGATCTCCTGGGTGAAGACCCGCCACCTCGTGCTCGACACCCCGATCACGCTGGCCCCCACCCAGACCGTCGCCGACGCCCTGTCGCTGCTGCCCAAGCGCGCGCACGGAGCCGGCGTCGTCGTCGACGCCGACGGCCGCCCGGTGGGCGTCGTCACCGACCACGACCTGACCGGCGTGGACCGCTTCACCCAGCTCTCCGAGGTCATGTCCAGGGAGCTCCTGCTCCTCGACGCCGACATCGACCCCCGCGAGGCCTTCAACAAGCTCGACGCCGGCCACCGCAAGCTGGCCCCCGCCGTCGACAAGGACGGCAAGCTCGTCGGCATCCTCACCCGCAAGGCCGCGCTCCGCGCGACCCTGTACAGCCCCGCCACCGACGCCAACGGCAAGCTGCGCATCGCCGCGGCCGTCGGCATCAACGGCGACTTCGTGGCCAAGGCCAAGCAGCTGCTCGACGCGGGCGTGGACACGCTCGTCATCGACACCGCGCACGGCCACCAGGAATCGATGATCAGCGCGATCAAGGCCGTCCGCGCGCTCGACCCGCAGGTCCCCATCGTCGCCGGCAACATCGTGGCCGCCGAGGGTGTCAAGGACCTGATCGACGCCGGCGCCGACATCATCAAGGTCGGTGTGGGCCCCGGCGCCATGTGCACCACCCGCATGATGACCGGCGTGGGCCGCCCGCAGTTCTCCGCGGTGCTGGAGTGCGCGGCCGAGGCGAAGAAGTACGGCAAGCACGTCTGGGCCGACGGCGGCGTCCGCCACCCGCGCGACGTGGCGATGGCCCTGGCCGCCGGCGCGTCGAACGTCATGATCGGCTCCTGGTTCGCCGGTACGTACGAGTCCCCGGGCGACCTGCAGCAGTCGGCCGACGGCCGCCTGTACAAGGAGTCCTTCGGCATGGCCTCGGCGCGCGCGGTGCAGAACCGCACCTCGGAGGAGTCCGCCTACGACCGGGCCCGCAAGGGTCTGTTCGAGGAGGGCATCTCCACCTCGCGGATGTTCCTGGACCCGGCGCGTCCCGGCGTCGAGGACCTGATCGACTCGATCATCGCGGGCGTCCGCTCCTCGTGCACCTACGCGGGTGCGGCCTCCCTCGCGGAGTTCGAGGAGAAGGCCGTCGTCGGCATCCAGTCCGCGGCGGGCTACGCCGAGGGCAAGCCGCTGCACGCCAGCTGGAGCTAG
- a CDS encoding XdhC family protein gives MLDIAAELRAWCAAEQDFAVATVVAVSGSAPRGPGASLAVDAGGTALGSLSGGCVESAVHELCLESIASGEGGVHRFGYSDDDAFAVGLTCGGVLDVLVTPVRRHDPVRPVIGAVLDAACGGRRSALGRVVCGPPQQLGRALAVHADGSYEGWLGGDAELDRTAAERVRGWLAAGRTGTAELGTAGGLCGQPLTLLVESAAEPPRLLVYGAIDFAAALTRIGAFLGYRVTVCDARPVFVTAARFPDADEVVVDWPHRHLAAEWEAGRLDPRTAVCVLTHDAKFDVPLLTLALRLPLGYVGAMGSRRTHGERAERLRAQGLPAAALARLRSPIGLDLGGQTPEETALSIAAEFTAVRYGRGGGAGEGIGTGGGGGGGGTILPLAWSRGPVHRRGNGTKVP, from the coding sequence ATGCTCGACATCGCCGCGGAGCTACGCGCGTGGTGCGCCGCCGAACAGGACTTCGCGGTGGCCACGGTGGTCGCCGTCAGCGGCAGCGCGCCGCGCGGACCCGGCGCCTCCCTGGCCGTCGACGCGGGGGGCACCGCCCTCGGCTCCCTGTCCGGTGGCTGCGTGGAGTCCGCCGTCCACGAGCTGTGCCTGGAATCGATCGCCTCCGGGGAAGGAGGCGTGCACCGCTTCGGATACAGCGACGACGACGCCTTCGCGGTAGGGCTGACCTGCGGGGGAGTCCTCGACGTCCTGGTCACCCCGGTGCGCCGGCACGATCCGGTGCGGCCCGTCATCGGCGCCGTCCTCGACGCCGCCTGCGGCGGTCGGCGCTCAGCGCTGGGCCGGGTGGTCTGCGGGCCGCCGCAGCAGCTGGGCCGGGCCCTCGCCGTGCACGCCGACGGATCCTACGAGGGCTGGCTGGGCGGGGACGCGGAGCTGGACCGCACCGCCGCCGAGCGGGTGCGCGGCTGGCTCGCGGCGGGGCGCACCGGTACCGCCGAGCTGGGCACGGCGGGCGGGCTCTGCGGTCAGCCGCTGACGCTGCTGGTCGAGTCGGCCGCCGAGCCGCCCCGGCTGCTGGTCTACGGGGCCATCGACTTCGCCGCCGCCCTCACCCGGATCGGGGCCTTCCTGGGCTACCGGGTCACCGTGTGCGACGCCCGGCCCGTGTTCGTCACGGCCGCCCGGTTCCCGGATGCCGACGAGGTGGTCGTGGACTGGCCCCACCGGCACCTGGCCGCGGAGTGGGAGGCGGGCCGGCTGGATCCCCGTACGGCGGTGTGCGTCCTGACGCACGACGCCAAGTTCGACGTCCCGCTGCTGACGCTCGCGCTGCGGCTGCCCCTCGGGTACGTGGGGGCGATGGGATCGCGGCGCACGCACGGGGAGCGGGCGGAGCGGCTGCGCGCGCAGGGACTGCCGGCGGCCGCCCTGGCCCGGCTGCGCTCGCCGATCGGCCTGGACCTCGGCGGGCAGACCCCGGAGGAGACCGCACTCTCCATCGCCGCGGAGTTCACGGCTGTCCGGTACGGGCGGGGCGGTGGCGCCGGCGAAGGCATCGGTACCGGCGGTGGCGGTGGCGGTGGCGGAACGATTCTCCCGCTGGCGTGGAGCAGGGGGCCGGTGCACCGCCGCGGCAACGGGACCAAAGTCCCGTAG
- a CDS encoding IS701 family transposase, which produces MARVVLPEESTKEISELIDVLISLFFESLPRRDQRNWARVYLNGLVRTNGKKTIRNIAGTGASSVEQSLQQFISKSPWDWTPVRRSLAQHLERTAQRPLAWVVQPMVIEKAGDRSVGVGRQFVPELGRTANCQQASGIWLTSSDAGFPVEWTLTLPGPWTSELLRRRRAGIPDTARSLTPAQDAVHAVQRMASTWQLQRRPVVMEVSNSELPQCIESFALQDIPFVFKVDGTLPVSFGGAGRHKPGPHTAPARELIDSLRSQRRVVEWTRHGRAEGAVTLLTAASIFATPGEERLVPAPPTPLLLVGAWTEAALLPSEFWITNIGDRPLAQLFLLAKLTDRVALDFTAVCEPAGIRDFEGRSFRGWHHHATLASVAHAAMLLGARGREPVPYPGPARHATPRAVATHTATHTATHTAGPPVLPPRPLLPGQSPRREYIR; this is translated from the coding sequence ATGGCTCGCGTAGTCCTGCCGGAGGAATCCACGAAGGAAATCTCCGAATTGATCGATGTTCTGATCTCGCTCTTCTTCGAATCATTACCCCGGCGGGACCAGCGAAACTGGGCCCGCGTATATCTGAACGGCCTGGTGCGGACCAACGGAAAGAAAACAATCCGTAACATCGCCGGAACAGGGGCCAGTTCCGTCGAGCAGAGCCTCCAGCAGTTCATCAGCAAGTCACCCTGGGACTGGACCCCCGTCCGCCGCTCCCTCGCCCAGCACCTCGAACGCACCGCGCAGCGCCCGTTGGCCTGGGTGGTCCAGCCCATGGTCATCGAGAAGGCCGGCGACCGATCGGTGGGCGTCGGCAGGCAGTTCGTCCCCGAACTCGGACGCACCGCCAACTGTCAGCAGGCCAGCGGCATCTGGCTCACGTCCAGCGACGCCGGCTTCCCCGTCGAATGGACCCTGACCCTCCCCGGGCCCTGGACGTCGGAACTCCTGCGGCGCCGGCGGGCCGGCATCCCCGACACCGCCCGCTCGCTCACCCCCGCACAGGACGCGGTGCACGCCGTCCAGCGGATGGCGTCCACCTGGCAACTCCAGCGCAGACCAGTGGTGATGGAGGTGTCCAACAGCGAACTCCCTCAGTGCATCGAATCGTTCGCGCTCCAGGACATCCCCTTCGTATTCAAAGTGGACGGCACCCTGCCCGTCTCCTTCGGTGGGGCCGGCCGCCACAAACCCGGACCCCACACCGCGCCCGCCCGTGAACTCATCGACTCCCTGCGCTCCCAGCGCCGCGTCGTCGAATGGACCAGGCACGGTCGCGCCGAGGGAGCGGTCACCCTGTTGACCGCGGCCTCCATCTTCGCCACCCCCGGCGAGGAACGGCTCGTACCGGCGCCGCCCACTCCGCTGCTGCTCGTCGGGGCGTGGACCGAAGCGGCCCTGCTGCCCTCGGAGTTCTGGATCACCAACATAGGCGACCGGCCGCTCGCGCAGTTGTTCCTCCTCGCCAAGCTCACCGACCGGGTCGCCCTCGACTTCACCGCGGTGTGCGAGCCGGCCGGCATCCGCGACTTCGAGGGCCGCTCCTTCAGGGGCTGGCACCACCACGCCACCCTGGCCAGCGTCGCCCACGCCGCGATGCTGCTGGGCGCGCGGGGACGGGAGCCCGTGCCGTACCCCGGCCCGGCGCGCCACGCCACCCCCCGCGCGGTCGCCACGCACACCGCCACCCACACCGCCACCCACACCGCGGGGCCCCCGGTGCTCCCGCCCAGACCGCTGCTCCCCGGGCAGAGCCCGCGCCGCGAGTACATCCGCTGA
- a CDS encoding TMEM175 family protein, producing METETGRVEAFSDGVFAVIITILVLELKVPDETGSDFWHGVREQWPHYAAYVVSFLIIGVMWVNHHTIFSHIKRVDRPLLFLNLLVLMVVSVVPYTTNVLAEHLMEEGGSANAAAVLYSLVTVAYALAFLVFWWYVTRVGHLFHDRVDKDGARATRVRFGLGAIAYPCTVALAFFSAPLTLVAHFLIALYYAANQIPIPLVVEEERLETASDLRK from the coding sequence ATGGAAACCGAAACCGGCCGGGTCGAGGCATTCAGTGACGGTGTATTCGCGGTCATCATCACGATCCTCGTCCTGGAATTGAAAGTTCCGGATGAAACGGGATCCGACTTCTGGCACGGAGTGCGGGAACAGTGGCCGCACTATGCCGCCTACGTGGTGAGTTTCCTCATCATCGGCGTGATGTGGGTGAACCACCACACCATCTTCAGTCACATCAAGCGGGTGGACCGCCCTTTGCTGTTCCTGAACCTCCTGGTGCTGATGGTGGTGTCGGTGGTTCCGTACACGACCAACGTGCTGGCCGAACACCTCATGGAGGAAGGCGGATCCGCCAACGCGGCGGCCGTGCTCTACAGCCTCGTCACCGTGGCCTATGCCTTGGCCTTCCTGGTGTTCTGGTGGTACGTCACCCGCGTCGGGCATCTCTTCCACGACCGGGTGGACAAGGACGGCGCCCGCGCCACCAGGGTCCGCTTCGGACTGGGTGCCATCGCCTATCCCTGCACCGTCGCCCTGGCGTTCTTCTCCGCACCGCTCACGCTTGTCGCACACTTCCTGATCGCGCTCTACTATGCGGCGAACCAGATCCCCATCCCTCTCGTGGTAGAGGAAGAGCGGCTCGAAACTGCCAGCGACCTCAGGAAGTAG
- a CDS encoding nuclear transport factor 2 family protein, whose amino-acid sequence MPKYDIATLHPVFVRQMEALAALDIEAVMKNYTDDAVLLRFEGVSVGIDAVRETFTGYLTVKPTLVELQEYIETDDTIFYRAIMNLNGEPEHAFGTLVVRDGRIWRQTAGFGG is encoded by the coding sequence ATGCCCAAGTACGACATCGCCACGCTGCACCCGGTGTTCGTCCGCCAGATGGAGGCGCTCGCCGCCCTGGACATCGAGGCCGTGATGAAGAACTACACCGACGACGCGGTGCTGCTGCGCTTCGAGGGGGTGTCGGTCGGCATCGACGCGGTGCGCGAGACGTTCACCGGCTACCTCACCGTGAAGCCCACCCTGGTGGAACTCCAGGAGTACATCGAGACCGACGACACCATCTTCTACCGGGCGATCATGAACCTGAACGGCGAACCGGAGCACGCGTTCGGGACACTTGTGGTTCGTGATGGCCGAATCTGGCGGCAGACAGCCGGATTCGGCGGCTGA
- a CDS encoding ATP-binding protein: MSAAPDTAALREALRGLEIFAGLTGEQLDWLVSVSEPRVLADGEVLFRDGEEAGGFHVLLSGGLVVTKVVDGREEVLTRHSTEEEGAEADGHDGKPAAAHRFTGELPLLTDGAYVATAAASGPATTVVAYTKPVFFEMLTRCHGVAAVLIPVLAWRIKSSEVQARKRATVEALGTLAAGLAHELNNPAAAVARAAQELAPALDQLTRTAQAWGAVATGAERSVFDRLAEELDKVAPPVVTDPLAQADAEEEIADWAEESGAERPGLLGSGVSDLGVELGWLLERLEGIGEPGLPAALDHLAALLEIRSLAAELRAAGPRISQLVSATRDYANLDRAPEQRFAVTDGLENTLVVLRAKLAGITLVRAYEPDLPELTGYPSELNQVWTNLVDNAAAAMEGAGTLTLRARVEGVCMVVEIADTGSGIAEESLPRIFEPFYTTKDVGKGTGLGLHLSYRIVTQRHHGSITARSRPGETRMTVRLPLSGTDPSCAVPDSPTPKSSPSNR; this comes from the coding sequence ATGAGCGCGGCCCCGGACACCGCCGCGCTGCGGGAGGCCCTGCGCGGGCTGGAGATCTTCGCGGGACTCACCGGGGAACAACTGGACTGGCTGGTCTCCGTCTCCGAGCCCCGGGTGCTCGCCGACGGGGAGGTGCTCTTCCGCGACGGCGAGGAGGCAGGCGGCTTCCACGTCCTGCTCTCCGGCGGGCTCGTGGTGACCAAGGTCGTCGACGGCCGCGAGGAGGTCCTGACCCGGCACTCCACCGAGGAGGAGGGGGCCGAGGCCGACGGACACGACGGCAAACCCGCGGCCGCGCACCGCTTCACCGGCGAACTGCCGCTGCTGACGGACGGGGCGTACGTGGCCACGGCCGCGGCCAGCGGGCCGGCCACCACCGTGGTGGCGTACACGAAACCGGTCTTCTTCGAGATGCTGACCCGCTGCCACGGGGTGGCCGCCGTACTGATCCCCGTGTTGGCCTGGCGCATCAAGTCCTCGGAGGTCCAGGCCCGCAAACGGGCCACCGTCGAGGCCCTGGGCACGCTGGCCGCGGGACTCGCGCACGAGCTGAACAATCCCGCCGCCGCCGTGGCCCGCGCCGCGCAGGAGCTGGCGCCCGCCCTGGACCAGCTGACCCGCACCGCCCAGGCCTGGGGCGCGGTCGCGACGGGTGCGGAGCGCTCCGTGTTCGACCGGCTGGCCGAGGAACTGGACAAGGTGGCGCCGCCGGTGGTCACCGATCCGCTCGCCCAGGCGGACGCCGAGGAGGAGATCGCCGACTGGGCCGAGGAGTCGGGCGCCGAACGGCCGGGGCTGCTCGGCTCAGGGGTGTCCGACCTCGGAGTGGAGCTCGGCTGGCTGCTGGAGCGGCTGGAGGGCATCGGCGAACCGGGCCTGCCCGCGGCCCTCGACCACCTGGCGGCGCTGCTGGAGATCCGCTCGCTCGCCGCCGAGCTGCGGGCGGCCGGCCCGCGGATCTCCCAACTGGTGTCGGCCACGCGGGATTACGCCAATCTCGACCGGGCCCCCGAGCAGCGCTTCGCGGTGACCGACGGACTGGAGAACACGCTGGTGGTGCTGCGTGCCAAGCTCGCGGGGATCACTCTCGTGCGCGCGTACGAACCCGACCTGCCCGAACTGACGGGCTATCCAAGCGAGTTGAACCAGGTGTGGACCAACCTGGTCGACAACGCGGCGGCCGCCATGGAAGGCGCCGGCACGCTCACCCTGCGGGCCCGGGTCGAGGGCGTCTGCATGGTGGTGGAGATCGCGGACACGGGCTCGGGCATCGCGGAGGAGTCCCTACCAAGGATCTTCGAACCCTTCTACACGACCAAGGACGTGGGCAAGGGGACCGGTCTCGGACTGCACCTCAGCTACCGCATCGTGACCCAGCGCCACCACGGCTCGATCACGGCCCGTTCCCGGCCGGGGGAGACCCGGATGACCGTCCGGCTGCCGCTCTCCGGGACGGACCCGTCCTGCGCCGTACCCGATTCACCCACACCGAAGAGTTCCCCATCGAACCGTTGA
- a CDS encoding MFS transporter, translated as MEPFPTTARTTPSTTTTGVTLRPAASAAGAPGGSGFWVVGAVLVLLMLSSSVPSALYVLYQQKWGLSSGMITVVFALYAVTVLAGLLLFGSLSDTLGRRPVLGAGLVLAIVSMGLFAGAQGLGLLLAARAVQGLAVGLATGAMGAALLELSPRSRPALGAQVNSAGPTVGIGLGGIGAGLLVQYAPAPTVLSYLLLVGAFAVTLVGVARMAESAPRGDGGPGADGGPVEDAGQGSGQGSGPGTAAAGGPGSGRGTGGRRFRIAPHRIRIPAAARGRFAVLILTIVAVWSVGGFYLSLGPHLALSLLRSTNYLVGGATVALLAGAATAAQLLLGRTEALRTAVLGLLGLLSGLALVLLALGLGSAPVFLVATAVLGAGWGAAFLGSFRALSALAEPAHRGELTAAVYVFAYLAMSVPAVLAGLLTNIHGLHRTSVGFMAAVAGVCALALLATLRLAARNRAEGRKA; from the coding sequence GTGGAACCGTTCCCGACGACCGCACGGACCACGCCGTCCACGACCACCACGGGGGTCACCTTGCGTCCAGCCGCCAGCGCCGCCGGCGCACCGGGGGGTTCCGGCTTCTGGGTGGTGGGCGCGGTCCTCGTCCTGCTGATGCTCTCCTCCTCCGTCCCCTCGGCCCTCTACGTGCTCTACCAGCAGAAGTGGGGCCTGTCCTCCGGCATGATCACGGTGGTCTTCGCCCTGTACGCCGTCACCGTGCTCGCCGGACTCCTGCTGTTCGGGTCGCTGTCCGACACCCTCGGGCGGCGGCCCGTGCTCGGGGCCGGACTGGTCCTCGCGATCGTCTCCATGGGCCTGTTCGCCGGTGCCCAGGGCCTCGGCCTGCTGCTCGCCGCCCGCGCCGTGCAGGGGCTGGCGGTGGGCCTGGCCACCGGAGCCATGGGCGCGGCCCTGCTGGAACTCTCCCCGCGCTCACGGCCGGCGCTCGGCGCCCAGGTCAACAGCGCCGGCCCGACCGTGGGCATCGGACTCGGCGGCATCGGGGCCGGGCTGCTGGTCCAGTACGCCCCGGCTCCGACCGTGCTGAGCTACCTGCTGCTCGTGGGGGCCTTCGCCGTCACCCTCGTCGGGGTGGCACGGATGGCGGAGAGCGCCCCGCGCGGGGACGGCGGGCCGGGCGCCGACGGCGGGCCGGTCGAGGACGCCGGCCAGGGCTCCGGCCAGGGCTCCGGCCCCGGGACGGCCGCCGCCGGCGGTCCGGGCTCCGGCCGCGGGACGGGCGGCCGCCGCTTCAGGATCGCCCCGCACCGGATCCGCATCCCCGCCGCCGCCCGCGGCCGCTTCGCCGTGCTGATCCTGACCATCGTCGCGGTCTGGTCGGTCGGCGGCTTCTACCTCTCGCTCGGCCCGCACCTGGCCCTCTCCCTGCTCCGGAGCACCAACTACCTCGTCGGCGGCGCGACCGTGGCCCTCCTCGCGGGCGCCGCCACCGCCGCCCAGCTCCTGCTCGGCCGCACCGAGGCCCTGCGCACCGCCGTCCTCGGCCTGCTCGGCCTGCTCAGCGGGCTGGCCCTGGTGCTCCTCGCGCTCGGGCTCGGCTCGGCCCCCGTGTTCCTGGTGGCCACGGCCGTCCTCGGAGCCGGCTGGGGCGCGGCCTTCCTCGGTTCCTTCCGGGCCCTGAGCGCACTGGCCGAACCGGCCCACCGCGGCGAACTGACCGCCGCCGTCTACGTCTTCGCCTACCTGGCGATGAGCGTGCCCGCGGTCCTGGCCGGGCTGCTCACCAACATCCACGGACTGCACCGGACCTCGGTCGGCTTCATGGCAGCCGTGGCCGGGGTGTGCGCACTGGCCCTGCTGGCCACGCTGCGGCTGGCCGCACGCAACCGGGCCGAGGGGAGGAAGGCATGA
- a CDS encoding FAD binding domain-containing protein, with the protein MILTEFDYVRPVGLDEALTLLAGQPGARVLAGGQSLLPGLRAGEERAALLVDVRRLEELRGIERTPEGIRIGALTTLAELAADPLVLAGAPELAAAARANGDPQVRNLGTAGGNLAATGRATDLPVAAIAAGVTVELAGPGGRSSVSAEELAGSGVPTGTLITALLVPAAGRAGAFEKTADRATRYPVCAAAVRITPDGPRIAVTGATARALRLRGVEDRLRGGPYTTEAVLAAFRAEPRELFVPGRGTSAEYLGHLAGVLTARALTRAVQAPA; encoded by the coding sequence GTGATCCTCACCGAGTTCGACTACGTCCGCCCCGTCGGCCTGGACGAGGCCCTGACCCTGCTCGCCGGACAGCCCGGCGCCCGGGTGCTGGCCGGCGGGCAGAGCCTGCTGCCCGGACTGCGCGCGGGGGAGGAGCGGGCCGCCCTGCTCGTCGACGTCCGCCGGCTGGAAGAGCTCCGGGGCATCGAACGGACCCCCGAGGGGATCCGGATCGGGGCACTCACCACCCTCGCCGAACTGGCCGCGGACCCGCTCGTCCTGGCCGGGGCCCCGGAACTCGCCGCCGCGGCCCGGGCCAACGGCGACCCCCAGGTCCGCAACCTCGGCACGGCCGGCGGGAACCTCGCCGCCACCGGCCGGGCCACCGACCTGCCGGTCGCCGCCATCGCCGCCGGTGTCACGGTCGAACTGGCCGGCCCCGGCGGGCGCTCCAGCGTGAGCGCCGAGGAGCTGGCCGGCTCCGGAGTCCCGACGGGCACCCTCATCACCGCCCTCCTGGTGCCGGCCGCCGGACGGGCCGGCGCCTTCGAGAAGACCGCCGACCGGGCGACCCGCTACCCGGTGTGCGCCGCCGCCGTGCGGATCACCCCCGACGGGCCGCGCATCGCGGTCACCGGGGCCACCGCCCGCGCGCTGCGGCTGCGCGGGGTCGAGGACCGGCTGCGCGGGGGCCCGTACACGACGGAGGCCGTGCTCGCGGCCTTCCGTGCCGAGCCCCGGGAGCTGTTCGTGCCCGGGCGCGGCACCTCGGCCGAGTACCTCGGCCACCTGGCGGGCGTACTCACCGCCCGCGCGCTCACAAGGGCCGTGCAGGCACCCGCCTGA